In one window of Solanum pennellii chromosome 2, SPENNV200 DNA:
- the LOC107008782 gene encoding formin-like protein 2 codes for MKMNSGKVSTLLFLIIYIGGSNSQFTTWPGGPAVPHPLCLSQFTLVNNACQYLPITPLPPPGPAPVSSPAPPLSPAPAPAPAPAPSTNLGYNTQTPVEEECCRWMKAVDSECVCSLLAHLPIFLSRPIHQYTTLAHATCSVTFTCASSARFQQNDHQKSPHSP; via the coding sequence ATGAAGATGAATTCTGGAAAAGTTTCAACTTTGTTATTCCTAATAATTTACATAGGAGGATCAAATAGCCAATTCACAACTTGGCCCGGCGGCCCTGCTGTTCCTCATCCACTTTGTCTGTCTCAATTTACACTTGTGAACAATGCATGTCAGTATTTGCCAATTACTCCTTTGCCTCCACCAGGACCTGCACCTGTATCCTCTCCAGCACCCCCGTTGTCTCCAGCACCCGCGCCTgcacctgcacctgcaccttCTACGAATCTTGGGTATAATACACAAACTCCAGTAGAAGAGGAATGTTGTAGGTGGATGAAAGCTGTCGATAGCGAATGTGTCTGTTCTCTATTGGCTCATTTGCCTATTTTCCTTTCTAGGCCAATCCATCAGTATACTACTTTGGCTCATGCAACTTGCAGTGTAACTTTCACGTGTGCTTCCTCCGCTAGGTTCCAACAAAATGATCATCAGAAGTCACCACACTCTCCATAA
- the LOC107008781 gene encoding pentatricopeptide repeat-containing protein At2g20710, mitochondrial-like, protein MKLSFSALWKQIPMHFQRTIINRFYGTTSTKYKKRDWVFARIAPLGSPDMSMVPVLEQWIEEGKTVAKGELQWIIKRLNSYKRYKHALEVSHWMTDRRYLPLQVADIAERINLVYKVKGLKEVEKYFNSISQILRRPEVYTALLNCYTNEKSVGKAEAIMQQLRDMGFAKGTLCYNHMMNLYCKSGTWEKMDKLMNEMEQKGVNFDEFTLTIRLTAYATAGDSEGMDKILAMMESDKQIILHWDTYSIAAELYLKVEQVEKALELLSKLDSMILTRKKSNGAYNDLLKLYAEAGKEEEVHRVWDLYKQNMRILNKGYISVMSALMKFGDTERVEKIFEEWESEALSYDFRVPDVLIRSYCRNGLLGKAKALMDKGISKGGVPWVTTWCHLANGYIHEDLVPEAVEALKKAISICPPNYKPSKETLATCVNYWEKQGNVDNAADFVRSLEQDHIFSPVFRDKLLCFIKEEKLQT, encoded by the exons ATGAAGCTTTCTTTCTCTGCCTTATGGAAACAAATTCCAATGCATTTTCAGAGAACAATAATCAACCGTTTCTATGGAACAACATCTACTAAATATAAGAAGCGTGATTGGGTTTTCGCAAGAATTGCACCTTTAGGCAGCCCAGACATGTCTATGGTTCCAGTACTGGAACAATGGATTGAAGAAGGGAAAACAGTGGCGAAAGGCGAGCTTCAGTGGATTATCAAAAGATTGAACAGCTATAAAAGATACAAACATGCCCTTGAG GTGTCCCATTGGATGACAGACAGAAGATATCTCCCCCTCCAAGTTGCTGATATTGCAGAACGAATTAACCTAGTCTATAAAGTTAAAGGCCTAAAAGAGGTTGAAAAATACTTCAATAGCATTTCGCAGATACTGAGACGCCCTGAGGTGTATACCGCTCTTCTCAATTGCTATACTAACGAGAAGTCTGTAGGGAAAGCTGAGGCCATAATGCAACAACTAAGAGATATGGGGTTCGCTAAGGGCACATTGTGCTACAACCATATGATGAACCTCTATTGTAAATCAGGAACATGGGAGAAAATGGATAAACTGATGAATGAAATGGAGCAGAAGGGCGTAAATTTTGATGAGTTCACGCTTACGATACGGCTAACTGCATATGCCACTGCTGGAGATTCTGAGGGGATGGATAAAATATTAGCGATGATGGAATCTGATAAGCAAATCATTTTGCACTGGGATACTTACAGTATTGCAGCAGAGTTGTATTTGAAAGTTGAGCAGGTGGAAAAAGCTCTAGAGTTGCTGAGTAAACTTGACAGCATGATTTTGACTCGTAAGAAAAGTAATGGTGCATATAATGATTTGTTAAAACTGTATGCTGAAGCTGGAAAGGAAGAAGAGGTGCACCGAGTGTGGGATTTGTATAAGCAGAACATGAGAATTCTTAATAAAGGTTACATTAGTGTGATGAGCGcattaatgaaatttggtgaTACAGAAAGAGTTGAGAAGATCTTTGAGGAATGGGAATCGGAAGCTTTGTCCTATGATTTCCGTGTTCCAGACGTTTTGATTCGCAGTTATTGTAGAAATGGTCTTCTGGGGAAGGCTAAGGCCCTAATGGACAAAGGAATATCAAAAGGGGGTGTTCCATGGGTCACCACATGGTGTCACTTGGCAAATGGATACATACATGAAGATCTAGTCCCAGAGGCTGTAGAAGCATTGAAGAAGGCCATCTCAATATGCCCGCCTAATTACAAACCTAGCAAGGAGACCTTAGCTACATGTGTAAATTACTGGGAAAAGCAGGGAAATGTGGATAATGCAGCGGATTTTGTAAGGTCTTTAGAACAGGACCATATCTTCTCACCAGTTTTTCGTGACAAGTTGTTGTGCTTTATTAAGGAAGAAAAACTCCAAACCTGA